The Rhodopseudomonas palustris genome window below encodes:
- a CDS encoding glycosyltransferase family 39 protein has translation MIETSAARRFGAPREPKNAIDPGRGLVAVLDFVSVSHFRAVIFLALVGLVFFLPGFFNIPPIDRDEARFAQATKQMVETGDFVDIRFQDEVRYKKPVGIYWLQAAVVETASKLGLPRAQVRIWLYRVPSMAGAIGAVLMTYWAALAFIGRRGAVVAGLLLCSSILLGVEARLAKTDAFLLFTVTAALGAMAHIYLAWQRGDDRTNSWVAAAVFWTAVAAGILLKGPLILMFIALTVIPLAILDRSVGWLWRLKPLAGVPWMLLLVLPWFIAIFLRAGDTFFADSVGGDMLSKIASPKESHGAPPGLYFLLFWVTFWPGAPLAAMAAPAIWRARREPGAQFLLAWLIPSWIVFEIVITKLPHYVLPLYPAIAIMTAGAIERSVLSRSWLTRGAAWWFAIPVVVLSIAIIGAIVLTRQPAFFAWPFVAASLIFGLFAWRLFDENRAEASLLNASLASLFLITATLGVVVPTLRPVFPSVEIAQALRKVVCVGPKAAAVGYHEPSLVFMTGTDTLLTDGSGAADFLLGGSCRFALVEARSERAFAQRAEAIGLRYNVATRIDGYNFSQGKPVSIAIFRSEGTQ, from the coding sequence ATGATCGAGACCTCTGCAGCACGCCGCTTCGGCGCCCCCCGCGAGCCAAAAAACGCCATCGACCCCGGCCGCGGGCTGGTGGCCGTGCTGGATTTCGTGTCCGTCAGCCACTTTCGCGCCGTGATCTTTCTGGCGCTGGTCGGGCTGGTGTTCTTCCTGCCGGGCTTCTTCAACATCCCGCCGATCGACCGCGACGAGGCCCGCTTCGCGCAGGCCACCAAGCAGATGGTCGAGACCGGCGACTTCGTCGACATCCGCTTCCAGGACGAGGTTCGCTACAAGAAGCCGGTCGGGATCTACTGGCTTCAAGCGGCAGTGGTCGAGACCGCATCGAAACTCGGCCTGCCGCGCGCCCAGGTCCGGATCTGGCTGTACCGCGTGCCGTCGATGGCCGGCGCGATCGGTGCGGTGCTGATGACCTATTGGGCGGCGCTGGCCTTCATCGGGCGGCGAGGCGCCGTCGTCGCGGGTCTGCTGTTGTGCAGTTCGATCCTGCTCGGCGTCGAGGCGCGGCTGGCCAAGACCGACGCGTTCCTGCTGTTCACCGTCACCGCCGCCTTGGGCGCGATGGCGCACATCTATCTCGCCTGGCAGCGCGGCGACGACCGCACCAATTCATGGGTGGCGGCGGCGGTGTTCTGGACCGCGGTCGCCGCGGGCATCCTGCTCAAGGGTCCGCTGATCCTGATGTTCATCGCGTTGACCGTGATCCCGCTTGCGATCCTCGATCGCTCGGTGGGTTGGCTTTGGCGGCTGAAGCCGCTGGCGGGCGTGCCGTGGATGCTGCTGCTGGTGCTGCCGTGGTTCATCGCGATCTTCCTGCGCGCCGGCGACACGTTCTTCGCCGACTCGGTCGGCGGCGACATGCTGAGCAAGATCGCCAGCCCGAAGGAATCCCACGGCGCGCCGCCGGGCCTGTATTTCCTGCTGTTCTGGGTGACGTTCTGGCCCGGCGCGCCGCTCGCCGCGATGGCGGCGCCGGCGATCTGGCGGGCGCGGCGCGAACCCGGCGCGCAGTTCCTGCTGGCGTGGCTGATCCCGTCCTGGATCGTGTTCGAGATCGTCATCACCAAGCTGCCGCACTACGTGCTGCCGCTGTATCCGGCGATCGCGATCATGACCGCGGGCGCAATCGAGCGCAGCGTGCTGTCGCGCTCCTGGCTGACGCGCGGCGCGGCCTGGTGGTTCGCGATCCCGGTGGTGGTGCTGTCGATCGCGATCATCGGCGCGATCGTTCTGACGCGGCAGCCGGCGTTCTTCGCCTGGCCGTTCGTCGCAGCATCGCTGATCTTCGGGCTGTTCGCGTGGCGGCTGTTCGATGAGAATCGCGCCGAGGCGTCGCTGCTCAACGCGTCGCTGGCGTCGCTGTTTCTGATCACCGCGACGCTCGGCGTCGTGGTGCCGACGCTGCGGCCGGTGTTCCCCAGCGTCGAGATCGCGCAGGCGCTGCGCAAGGTGGTGTGCGTCGGGCCAAAGGCCGCCGCGGTCGGCTATCACGAGCCGAGCCTGGTGTTCATGACCGGCACCGACACGCTGCTCACCGACGGCTCCGGCGCCGCCGACTTCCTGCTCGGGGGCAGTTGCCGCTTCGCACTGGTGGAAGCCCGCAGCGAGCGCGCCTTCGCGCAGCGGGCCGAGGCGATCGGGCTGCGCTACAACGTGGCGACGCGGATCGACGGCTACAACTTCTCCCAGGGCAAACCGGTCTCGATCGCGATCTTCCGATCCGAAGGCACGCAGTAA
- a CDS encoding phosphatase PAP2 family protein, translating to MATGYPAELGAVLRQALARLMRTPSHSRRAAAARRGARSILALTALASVATVLLMFAVDAVWIGLMPTRGTASLWPVRILTDFAKSRYVLWTLAALLVALWLLLPRLQGASRAVLIGIGTRVQYVFLAVLVPVLAGEVLKGIVGRGRPFVGGSADPFNFTWFAWSEAYASIPSGHTITAAALAFAVSALWPRLTGVMIVYTVTIAITRLVLLAHHPSDVVAGALIGLLGALAVRYWFAARRLAFTIRPDGTIDPLPGPSWDRVKGVARDALAP from the coding sequence ATGGCGACCGGCTATCCGGCCGAACTGGGTGCCGTTCTGAGGCAGGCATTGGCGCGGCTGATGCGCACGCCGTCGCATTCGCGCCGCGCCGCCGCCGCCCGCCGCGGCGCGCGGTCGATCCTGGCGCTGACGGCGCTCGCGTCGGTCGCGACCGTGCTGCTGATGTTCGCCGTCGATGCCGTCTGGATCGGACTGATGCCGACGCGTGGCACGGCTTCGCTGTGGCCGGTGAGGATCCTGACCGACTTCGCCAAGTCGCGCTACGTGCTGTGGACGCTGGCGGCTTTGCTGGTGGCTTTATGGCTGCTGCTGCCACGGCTGCAGGGGGCTTCCCGCGCGGTTCTGATCGGGATCGGCACCCGCGTTCAGTACGTCTTCCTTGCGGTTCTGGTGCCGGTGCTCGCTGGCGAGGTGCTCAAAGGCATCGTCGGCCGCGGCCGACCGTTCGTCGGCGGCTCCGCCGATCCGTTCAATTTCACCTGGTTCGCCTGGAGCGAAGCCTATGCGAGCATCCCCTCGGGGCACACCATCACCGCCGCGGCGCTGGCTTTCGCGGTCTCGGCGCTGTGGCCGCGCCTGACCGGTGTGATGATCGTTTATACGGTGACGATCGCGATCACCCGCCTGGTGCTGCTGGCGCACCATCCCAGCGACGTCGTCGCCGGGGCGCTGATTGGATTGCTCGGCGCGCTCGCGGTGCGCTATTGGTTCGCGGCCCGGCGGCTGGCGTTCACGATCCGCCCCGACGGCACCATCGACCCGCTGCCCGGGCCGTCCTGGGACCGCGTCAAAGGGGTTGCCCGCGACGCCTTGGCCCCATAA
- a CDS encoding glycosyltransferase family 2 protein, with protein MPETMPDSSTPPAVSIVVPVRNEADNVAPLIAEIAAALDGRWVYEIVYVDDGSTDATPQRLAALRRERANLRQIRHAKSCGQSAAVRTGVRAARGAIVATLDGDGQNNPAFIPDLIKALEHGGERSGLAAGQRVGRKDTGFKKLQSRVANKVRDAILRDGTRDSGCGLKAFRREVFLALPYFDGLHRFLPALVRREGYDIVFVDVADRPRLSGVSNYGFFDRLWVGLMDLAGVWWLIRRKKAVPAATEVNEC; from the coding sequence ATGCCTGAAACCATGCCAGACTCCAGTACGCCGCCCGCGGTGTCCATTGTGGTGCCGGTGCGTAACGAGGCCGACAATGTCGCCCCGCTGATCGCCGAGATCGCCGCGGCGTTGGACGGGCGCTGGGTCTACGAGATCGTCTATGTCGACGACGGCTCGACCGACGCCACGCCGCAGCGTCTTGCGGCGCTGCGGCGCGAGCGCGCCAATCTGCGCCAGATCAGGCACGCCAAATCCTGCGGTCAGTCGGCGGCGGTGCGCACCGGCGTCCGTGCCGCGCGCGGCGCGATCGTGGCGACGCTCGACGGCGACGGCCAGAACAATCCGGCCTTCATACCCGACCTGATCAAGGCGCTGGAACACGGCGGCGAGCGCTCCGGCCTGGCCGCCGGCCAGCGCGTCGGCCGCAAGGACACCGGCTTCAAGAAGCTGCAGTCCCGCGTCGCCAACAAGGTGCGTGACGCCATCCTGCGCGACGGCACTCGCGATTCCGGTTGCGGCCTGAAGGCGTTCCGCCGCGAGGTGTTCTTGGCCCTGCCGTATTTCGATGGCTTGCATCGTTTCCTGCCGGCGCTGGTGCGCCGGGAAGGCTACGACATCGTTTTTGTCGACGTCGCCGACCGGCCGCGGCTGTCGGGCGTTTCCAATTACGGCTTCTTCGACCGGCTGTGGGTCGGGCTGATGGATCTCGCCGGCGTCTGGTGGCTGATCCGCCGCAAGAAGGCCGTGCCAGCCGCGACCGAGGTGAACGAATGCTGA
- a CDS encoding lipid-A-disaccharide synthase N-terminal domain-containing protein, whose product MLIQYGQALGDYLYDVFVAKFDFWLAFGLVAQLLFTARFVVQWISSERAGKSVVPMAFWFFSMGGGLMTLVYGIAKREPVIILGQSMATVIYIRNIMLIIKNHSKGSESLPN is encoded by the coding sequence ATGCTGATTCAATACGGGCAGGCTCTGGGCGATTATCTTTACGACGTGTTCGTCGCCAAGTTCGATTTCTGGCTCGCCTTCGGCCTGGTCGCGCAATTGCTGTTCACCGCGCGTTTCGTGGTGCAGTGGATCTCCAGCGAGCGCGCCGGCAAGAGCGTGGTGCCGATGGCGTTCTGGTTCTTCTCGATGGGCGGCGGGCTGATGACGCTGGTCTACGGCATCGCCAAACGCGAGCCGGTGATCATTCTCGGCCAGTCGATGGCGACCGTCATCTACATCCGCAACATCATGCTGATCATCAAGAACCATTCGAAAGGCTCGGAGAGCCTGCCGAACTGA
- the metC gene encoding cystathionine beta-lyase yields MDSSDHGGTASPLSPQTRLVTSGRDTKAQKGFVNPPVVRGSTVLYPTAEDLHAHRGEYSYGRHGTPTTRALQQALMALEGPQCAGVGLAPSGVSAISTALLAVLKAGDHVLVCDNAYRPTRLFCDQMLKRFGVETSYFDPLVGAGIAAHLKPNTAVVMVEAPGSQSFEMPDIPAIAEVAHTHGALVIDDNTWATPLYHRSLDQGVDISIQAGTKYIGGHSDIMFGTIAANARTWPQVAEGIRQLGVCAGPDDVFLALRGLRTLAVRLAQHQQSGLEMARWLGERPEVQRVLHPALESDPGHAIWKRDFTGASGLFSIVLQPAPQKAVDALLDTVKLFGMGYSWGGFESLAIPFDCATYRSATKWNPGGPTLRLHIGLESVDDLKADLERGFAAFNAAR; encoded by the coding sequence ATGGACTCTTCCGATCACGGCGGAACAGCATCGCCGCTCAGCCCGCAGACCCGGCTGGTCACCTCGGGCCGCGACACCAAGGCGCAGAAGGGCTTCGTCAATCCGCCGGTGGTGCGCGGCTCGACGGTGCTGTATCCGACCGCCGAAGACCTGCACGCCCATCGCGGCGAGTATTCGTATGGACGTCACGGCACGCCGACCACCAGGGCGCTGCAGCAGGCGCTGATGGCGCTGGAAGGTCCGCAATGCGCCGGCGTCGGCCTGGCGCCGTCGGGCGTCTCGGCGATCTCGACCGCCCTGCTCGCGGTGCTGAAAGCCGGCGACCATGTCCTGGTGTGCGACAACGCCTATCGCCCGACGCGGCTGTTCTGCGACCAGATGCTGAAGCGTTTCGGCGTCGAAACCAGCTATTTCGATCCGCTGGTCGGTGCCGGAATCGCCGCGCACCTGAAGCCCAATACGGCCGTGGTGATGGTCGAGGCGCCCGGCTCGCAGTCCTTCGAAATGCCCGACATTCCGGCGATCGCCGAGGTCGCTCATACGCATGGCGCGCTGGTGATCGACGACAACACCTGGGCGACGCCGCTGTATCACCGCTCGCTCGATCAGGGCGTCGACATCTCGATCCAGGCCGGCACCAAATATATCGGCGGCCATTCCGACATCATGTTCGGCACCATCGCCGCCAACGCCAGAACATGGCCACAGGTGGCCGAGGGGATTCGCCAGCTCGGCGTCTGCGCCGGGCCGGACGACGTGTTCCTGGCGCTGCGCGGCCTGCGCACGCTGGCGGTGCGGCTGGCGCAGCATCAGCAATCGGGACTGGAGATGGCGCGCTGGCTCGGCGAGCGGCCCGAGGTGCAGCGCGTGCTGCACCCGGCGCTGGAGAGCGACCCGGGACACGCGATCTGGAAGCGCGATTTCACCGGCGCGTCCGGCCTGTTCTCGATCGTCCTGCAGCCTGCGCCGCAGAAGGCGGTCGACGCGTTGCTCGACACCGTCAAGCTGTTCGGGATGGGCTATTCATGGGGCGGTTTCGAGAGCCTGGCGATCCCGTTCGACTGCGCGACCTACCGCAGCGCGACCAAATGGAATCCGGGCGGGCCGACGCTGCGGCTGCATATCGGCCTGGAGAGCGTCGATGATCTGAAGGCCGATCTGGAACGCGGCTTCGCGGCGTTCAACGCCGCGCGGTGA
- a CDS encoding amino acid ABC transporter substrate-binding protein: MKRVSLVAAIAVAACFAAQSAGAQTLKTVKDRGILSCGVSQGLPGFSAPDDKGNWTGLDVDVCRGIAAAIFDDPSKVKFVPLSAKDRFTALQSGEIDVLSRNTTWTLSRDTSLGVNFAGVSYYDGQGFLIKKALKVNSALELNSASICVQTGTTNEQNVADYFKGNNMKYEVIAFANADEAIKAYESGRCDVFTSDVSQLYAQRLKLTAPADHVVLPEVISKEPLGPLVRHGDDQWFDVVKWTLFAMINAEELGVTRSNVAEMAKSDKPELKRVFGTDGNLGEQLGLSKDWVARIIKATGNYGESFERNVGAGSKLEIARGLNKLWNKGGIMYAPPIR, translated from the coding sequence ATGAAACGCGTATCCCTCGTTGCCGCCATCGCCGTCGCCGCCTGCTTCGCGGCCCAGAGCGCGGGCGCGCAGACGCTCAAAACCGTCAAGGACCGCGGGATCCTGTCCTGCGGCGTCAGCCAGGGCCTGCCTGGATTCTCGGCGCCGGACGACAAGGGCAACTGGACCGGTCTCGATGTCGACGTCTGCCGCGGCATCGCGGCGGCGATCTTCGACGATCCGAGCAAGGTGAAATTCGTGCCGCTGTCGGCCAAGGACCGCTTCACCGCGCTGCAGTCCGGCGAGATCGACGTGCTGTCGCGCAACACCACCTGGACGCTGTCGCGCGACACCTCGCTCGGCGTCAACTTCGCCGGCGTCAGCTATTACGACGGGCAGGGGTTCCTGATCAAGAAAGCCCTCAAGGTCAATTCCGCGCTCGAGCTCAACAGCGCCTCGATCTGCGTGCAGACCGGCACCACCAACGAGCAGAACGTCGCCGACTACTTCAAGGGCAACAACATGAAGTACGAGGTGATCGCCTTCGCCAACGCCGACGAGGCGATCAAGGCCTATGAATCCGGCCGCTGCGACGTGTTCACCTCGGACGTCTCCCAGCTCTACGCCCAGCGGCTGAAACTGACGGCGCCGGCCGACCACGTTGTGCTGCCGGAAGTGATCTCGAAGGAGCCGCTCGGACCGTTGGTCCGCCACGGCGACGACCAGTGGTTCGACGTGGTCAAGTGGACGCTGTTCGCGATGATCAACGCCGAGGAACTCGGCGTCACCCGCAGCAACGTCGCCGAGATGGCCAAATCGGATAAGCCGGAGCTAAAGCGCGTGTTCGGCACCGACGGCAATCTCGGCGAACAGCTCGGCCTGAGCAAGGATTGGGTCGCGCGCATCATCAAGGCGACCGGCAATTACGGCGAGTCGTTCGAGCGTAACGTCGGCGCCGGCTCCAAGCTCGAGATCGCCCGCGGCCTGAACAAGCTGTGGAACAAGGGCGGCATCATGTACGCGCCGCCGATCCGCTGA
- a CDS encoding ABC transporter permease subunit: MAIEARPPPSQFGAKLRRALGGRSGWKGLIAQLLFVAVLFWIGYEIVDNARDNLANQRIASGFGFMSQTAGFGGSQTLIPYSESDSYTRVFLVGLVNTLVVSAIGIFFATLLGFLVALGRLSPNWLIARIAGGYVELIRNLPLLFQILFWYLAVLGALPGPRQSVSVFDSFFLSNRGIVVPRPVGEAGLDGFLVALLIAVIVAIVLPIYARRRLFDTGKPMKVWPWSLGLLIGLPLIAVLIFGRPFGFEIPALKGFNFAGGSRIAPEFVALTLALATYTAGFIAEIVRAGILSVHKGQMEAGASLGLSRGATLRLVVIPQAMRVILPPLTNQYLNLTKNSSLAVAIGYPDLFSVFAGTTLSQTGQAIEVIAITMGVYLLISLITSALMSLYSWRINRSMGA; the protein is encoded by the coding sequence GTGGCGATCGAGGCCAGACCACCGCCGTCGCAGTTCGGCGCGAAGCTGCGCCGCGCGCTCGGCGGTCGCTCCGGCTGGAAAGGGCTGATCGCGCAGTTGCTGTTCGTCGCGGTGCTGTTCTGGATCGGCTACGAGATCGTCGACAATGCGCGCGACAATCTCGCCAACCAGCGGATCGCGTCGGGCTTCGGCTTCATGTCGCAGACCGCCGGCTTCGGGGGCAGCCAGACGCTGATTCCGTATTCGGAATCCGACAGCTACACCCGGGTGTTTCTGGTCGGTCTGGTCAACACGCTGGTGGTGTCGGCGATCGGCATCTTCTTCGCGACGCTGCTCGGCTTTCTCGTCGCGCTCGGTCGGCTGTCGCCGAATTGGCTGATCGCGCGGATCGCCGGTGGCTATGTCGAGCTGATCCGCAACCTGCCGCTGCTGTTCCAGATCCTGTTCTGGTATCTCGCCGTGCTCGGCGCGCTGCCGGGGCCGCGGCAGAGCGTGTCGGTGTTCGACAGTTTCTTTCTGTCGAACCGCGGCATCGTCGTTCCGCGTCCGGTCGGCGAGGCCGGGCTCGACGGCTTTCTCGTGGCGCTGCTGATCGCGGTGATCGTAGCGATCGTGCTGCCGATCTATGCGCGGCGTCGATTGTTCGACACCGGCAAGCCGATGAAGGTCTGGCCGTGGAGTCTCGGCCTGCTGATCGGCCTGCCGCTGATCGCCGTGCTGATCTTCGGCCGGCCGTTCGGATTTGAGATCCCGGCGCTGAAGGGGTTCAATTTCGCCGGCGGCTCCCGGATTGCGCCGGAATTCGTGGCGCTGACGCTGGCGCTGGCGACCTACACGGCGGGCTTCATCGCCGAGATCGTCCGCGCCGGCATTCTGTCGGTGCACAAGGGGCAGATGGAAGCCGGCGCGTCGCTCGGCCTGTCGCGCGGCGCGACCTTGCGGCTCGTAGTGATTCCGCAGGCGATGCGGGTGATCCTGCCGCCCTTGACCAACCAGTATCTCAACCTCACCAAGAACTCGTCGCTCGCGGTCGCGATCGGCTATCCGGATCTGTTCTCGGTGTTCGCCGGCACCACGCTCAGCCAGACCGGGCAGGCGATCGAGGTGATCGCGATCACCATGGGCGTCTATCTGCTGATTTCTCTGATCACCAGCGCCCTGATGAGTCTGTACAGTTGGCGGATCAACCGGAGCATGGGCGCATGA
- a CDS encoding ABC transporter permease subunit encodes MSELGSITPAFVRSEEVAPRPAPVKTTGFVGLMRARLFNSPTNILLTIVGALLLYFTVVPAVKFLLVDAVWTGSNRTDCLSETLHRDVGACWPFVQAKASQFVYGFYPQPERWRVDLTFALAALLLLPLLIPRAPAKTLNAGLFFVAFPVLAFFLLHGGGLEGFAVSWATELVSGLVGSLVEAGTKLAGGGVIGVGIGKPLLWIAAALSWLVAPLVWLRDWIEASGQPVWIDLGLTALIVTALVALLTGLRNGGRPLLATLATFIGIAVVIAVLRLDRGGLPIVGTRQWGGLLVTLVVSVTGIVASMPIGIALALGRRSTFPLIRLFSIGFIEFWRGVPLITVLFFATYMLPLFLPGNFTIDGLMRVLIGVALFAGAYNAEVVRGGLNAIPRGQAEAASALGLSYAKTTGLIVLPQALRHVIPGLVNSFIALFKDTSLVSIVALFDLLGQLRAAFADPTWSTPTTLFTGFAFTGLIYFVFCFGMSRYSLFVEHRLNAHRRT; translated from the coding sequence ATGAGCGAGCTCGGATCGATCACGCCGGCTTTCGTCCGCTCCGAGGAGGTCGCGCCGCGTCCCGCGCCGGTGAAGACCACCGGCTTCGTCGGGCTGATGCGGGCGCGGCTGTTCAACTCGCCGACCAACATCCTGCTGACCATCGTCGGCGCGCTGCTGCTGTACTTCACCGTCGTCCCGGCGGTGAAATTCCTGCTGGTCGACGCGGTCTGGACCGGCAGCAACCGCACCGACTGCCTGTCCGAAACGCTGCATCGCGACGTCGGCGCGTGCTGGCCGTTCGTGCAGGCGAAGGCCTCGCAATTCGTCTACGGCTTCTATCCGCAGCCGGAGCGCTGGCGCGTCGACCTGACCTTCGCGCTCGCAGCCCTGCTGCTGCTGCCGCTGCTGATTCCGCGCGCGCCGGCGAAGACGCTGAATGCCGGATTGTTCTTCGTCGCTTTCCCGGTGCTGGCGTTCTTCCTGCTGCATGGCGGCGGGCTGGAAGGCTTCGCGGTGAGTTGGGCGACCGAGCTGGTGTCGGGCCTGGTCGGCAGCCTCGTCGAAGCGGGAACCAAGCTCGCCGGCGGCGGCGTGATCGGGGTCGGCATCGGCAAGCCGCTGCTGTGGATCGCCGCGGCGCTGTCCTGGCTGGTCGCGCCGCTGGTCTGGCTGCGCGACTGGATCGAGGCTTCAGGCCAGCCGGTGTGGATCGATCTCGGATTGACGGCGCTGATCGTCACCGCGCTCGTCGCGCTTCTGACCGGGCTGCGCAACGGCGGACGGCCGCTGCTGGCGACGCTCGCGACCTTCATCGGCATCGCCGTGGTGATCGCGGTGCTGCGGCTCGATCGCGGCGGGCTGCCGATCGTCGGCACGCGGCAATGGGGTGGATTGCTGGTCACGCTGGTCGTCTCGGTCACCGGCATCGTCGCCTCGATGCCGATCGGGATCGCGCTGGCGCTCGGCCGGCGCTCGACGTTTCCGCTGATCCGGCTGTTCTCGATCGGCTTCATCGAGTTCTGGCGCGGCGTGCCGCTGATCACCGTGCTGTTCTTCGCGACCTACATGCTGCCGCTGTTCCTGCCCGGCAACTTCACCATCGACGGGCTGATGCGTGTGCTGATCGGTGTCGCGCTGTTCGCCGGCGCCTATAACGCCGAAGTGGTGCGCGGTGGGCTGAATGCGATTCCGCGCGGGCAGGCCGAAGCCGCCAGCGCGCTCGGGCTGTCCTATGCGAAGACGACCGGGCTGATCGTGCTGCCGCAGGCGCTGCGCCACGTGATCCCGGGCCTCGTCAACAGCTTCATCGCTCTGTTCAAGGACACTTCGCTGGTGTCGATCGTGGCCTTGTTCGATCTGCTCGGCCAGCTCCGCGCCGCCTTCGCCGATCCGACCTGGTCGACGCCGACCACGCTGTTCACCGGCTTCGCTTTCACCGGGCTGATCTACTTCGTGTTCTGCTTCGGCATGTCGCGCTATTCGTTGTTCGTCGAGCACCGGCTCAATGCCCACCGGCGCACCTGA